DNA from Cydia pomonella isolate Wapato2018A chromosome 14, ilCydPomo1, whole genome shotgun sequence:
CTAATTTCTTCTACAAGCTGCGAGGACTGTTTTTATTGGACTTGAAGTGATAATTGAATAACTACCTGGTGTAGTTCGATCCACCTAGCACAATCGGCACTGCGTCATTATTCAACGCGATCAGCAACTTCTCTGTCACGTAGTCCTCCGCGAAGGCATTCTCAAAGGAAAGATAGAAGTAATAATCATCGGATACCATAGCCCAACACCACTTTTCCGCATACCTGGGGCAAAACAACGTTCCACAATGTCCGTATATGTCTACAGTCAACTCATAAGGCTCCAACGCCTTTTGAAGTGATTTCACATATTTCTCTCTCTTACTTTTAGTGAAGCAGTGAGATACAAACCAAGCTGCGGCTTTCGTTTTACTCTTTAATACGTCTTTTAATGTATCGTTAATTTCTTTCATATCTTTAACCCAGTCCATGTCTATTCTAGGTCCGACGTGTACGCCATCCATATCCCTTATATAaatatacgagtacataataTCAGAGTTCAGCTTGTAAGTGGATGTCCAGTTGAAAAAGTTGTCCCACCAAGGGTTGCAGACCGGTTGGTACGTAGAAGACTCTAGGTTGAAGAATATGTATTTCTGATGAGGCGATCTTTGCTGGGGTAGCCGTGATACATTTACGTCTCTCAAGACTCTCCCATTAAAAGCTACGGCGTCGAATTTTGTAAGGTCTCCCTTGAAATATCGTCTGTCAGCAGTTACATAACAATTTGTAAACTGACACTTGTTCCCAGTAAATGCGATTTGTCCTGTTCCGAAAAAGGGGAACGGAGAAGAACTTTTTCGTGTCCAAAGCAATATGTACTTTAGGCTATTTTGGACAAATTTACGAGTAGTATTTTCAATCCTAGGGGTATATTGGTTTGCAAAAGATTGGTCCACAACGGGATCATTCAAAGTTTCTTGGATTGTTTGTTCATCGAGTTCTGTGTTGAAACGTTGACACCAGTTCATgtatattatgaatataaagaaagcaaaacatagcatagcataaCGTAGCAatacaaacaatatttttgcaAGTCTTGTAACTCGGGTAGGCCAAATTGGCGGTGGACTTAATAGAGTGTATTTCGACATTATGCGTCACAACAGGAAATTTTGCGTTTGCTAAACTTAGGATGCTCAATTACTCATTCGGTCGTTTTGTCTCGAAATATTAAacagataattttaattttactgtttattctgacatatattattttatcaccCTTTTATCCAAGATTATTGTTTGAGGGGCACAGAGTAACACTCTGTTCGACGTCTTGGCCTGGAatgataaaatagaaaatgttcACGAGAAACCTgacaatcatttatttattagggcTCCCAATGCAACCAGTTGAGATAATGGATGACAAATTGTTTAAATATCAGTAAGTTATTCGAATATCGTTAGCCCAAggatcattatttttaaaatacgtacATAATtgataacagtacccctagtgtaaataatttcgatttcgaaacgtgacgtacgcgtttgcgttaagtctcattttgtatgggtttttgaacagcgcgccaagcgggacgttttggaaagtcaaaaatctcatacaaaatgacacttaacgcaaacgcgtacgtcacgtttcgctgtcgaaaatatttacactaggggtacaggaagGTATTAAGTTTGAGAAACAaccattgtaaataaataaatatttttgatatttcaccgacgtCTGttaaatttctaccgctttatgctttaaaagttgaatgttcaaTTCGTcttctatgttttctatgtactcgtatttaatgaaagctactgcaattggtttcaatattattaaccaattaaaaagagcaaatgctctagtgcagaaacgtaagTGCCTTCCCAGTACgtttttttcgtttatattacgataagcaattataatttgatattaaatggatttgttatttTCATGCTGATATTTAACACGCCATTCCATAAATCACAATACTTTTACcgaaatttttaattgaaagtacctaccctcaaaagtttatacttaatcATGCTTTATTAAATAACATGGTAACTAACTAACCAATGGGAATAATCCGGTGCAAGTTGCATgttatatgtggctttccattacAGAAGGGTGTATttcaagtgcaataaggacGTTTCCATCTGAAATTTCAACAGACATTCTGATAGAAACGTCGTTATTGTAGATGAaacataaggacccttctctaatGGAAAGTCACATATAAGCATAGTTAGGCATCTACTGGCGAGTGCGGATAAAAGTACAGTCGGAAAAGTACAACAAAAGCCACTCCGTCCAAGACGTTAACGAAAAAAGTTCGGCAAGTTAATTAGAAAAGTTCAGTACGTGCACCCACACAGACGTGGCCGTGCGTGCACCGAATACCTCATAATACTTTCTTATACAGTGTCTACCTGGTAGCAATGGACTTGCTTCTTGTAGTTTGTATAAGTAGACCTCAATTGTGACATATACTCATAATCTTTATTATCAATATCACATTGTATCTTAAGAGGGATTTATAATTACGTGATCGTCgaaacaaaaagagaaaacgtttttccacttctaaatattttccattctccaagattttttagtatgttattgacacaatgaaaaactagatttatatGTAAAGAAAATCGTGACATATACACAGTgttacatgaggaaaccgaaagattttgacagtgtattactgattacatttagagactaaaatgtcatatatttttttctggatttcgcctagtttcagagttaataccaatgtaaaaaaaaacatcttcttatcgtaacttagtgcaaaacgccttttgattgcgatgatgccattatggggcgtagtctaaatatccttattgatagatgtcaaaaagtgacaagtaacctttgcaagaactagtttttacaaaaataaaatcgtaaaaaattattttcagtgccagttttaccataacattaactttttatgtacaaatacgttcaaaatttgaaaaaaaaataatttttttttgtggcgaaatttactgaaactcatataacatttttttcttcttttggcctcagaagtacgtggttaaaatctttcgggttcctcgtgagcaccgtgtatatatatattttatttttatttttaagcgaaacctataaactatcgcttcagcataatatattctagtattatgctgaagcgatcgacagtaaaaaaaatttgtggAAAACgatttctcccgaaatgaaacttcatagaaaaagtaccggaaggatcgcaaagctattctcgCCCTCTTATCCTTCACATATAATTGTATACAACATGAAACTAATAAATAGTAacaaaagtagtagtagtaatgtGTGTGTAAATAGTTTATTCAAGAGGAGATCTAGTTTTTTgtataagatatttatttattattttgaagcggtggtggccgagtggatatgacgttcgactttcaatccggaggtcgcgggttcaaatcctggctcgtaccaatgagtttttcggaacttatgtacgaaatatcatttgatatttaccaccagcttttcggtgaaggaaaacatcgtgaggaaacctgcatacatctgcgaaagaaattcaaaggtgtatgtgaagtccccaatccgcattgggctagcgtggggactatagcccgagccctctcgcgcatgagagaaggcctgtgcccagcagtgggacgtatataggttgaattattattattatattatttattatatacttcATTCATTGCAATTATTGGTCGTTAGTTAATCTATTAGTTTTTTAAAGAATTCATTGTCCGACTTCGTGTCATTTATTTCGttactgattttatttaatatttttatcgtCACTGATTTAGGAATTTTATaatgtagttttagttttgaggGTATATCTGAATGTTTGGTATAAAATTgagggtatttttttacaaacttacTATGTTTTCAAGATGTAAGTATATAGatgttaaaaaagtatttttagttCGGTGAAGTACGTCTTACAACTTATTTAAAAACCACCtactttattttacaaatatttactgCTTTTACTTACACACACATTATAAGCTGTCTACAATGTGTTCATGAACCGCATGTTACGACCGCCATTGCAACATTTGATCACACACccaataaaacgtcatctcgactaGAAATGAGGTCTTATCGAATTCCTTTGTTTTCCTGAGATGTTCGATTATCTTGCGACGTTATATGATATCGACGTTATTACGCTATTAAATATGCCATTTTCacagaaaaaaattgttgtaaAAAGCGGGCAATCTTTATGCCGGCCGTAATTTGCCGTTTTTGAACGCTTCTTAGAGGGTATGATATGAAAGTAGACaaagtacctaatattttttGGTGTATTTATACCATCTCTGTCAACAACTTTGGTCAGAAGCCTTGTTCGTATCTGTGTTTAggccgccattttgtaattggATGAGGCCGCGGGCGGCAGCCACAAATCTACTTACAATCTCTTTGTATTGACTATCGCGGGACACGGAGCTACGGAGCAGAAGATGAGACATCGGAAAACGTCTCAAACATGTTTTACTCATTGTAAAAATGTTTAgctaactaattttttttttgttataaatgaCATCTGATTCTTTAGCGCTTtgcgtatttatatttatttatgacagaACATTAAACGTCTTTTTTAACTATCCCTTCTGTTTGCTTTCGTGCAGTCGAGAATAAATGAGAAAGATCCCTTTATAACTACTGAAGTTTTTATCAGACACGTGCTTTATTGCCCGTCGTGTGCGCGGGTCTTCGCAAATGAAATCGGCTACGCGAGCCACATGGGAGCACACGAACGTATACAACAACGGAGCTGAAACAGTCGCCGTGGTCGAAACCGGCCGGGAGagtatatttatataggtatagcGAGGCTTAGACATGCAAAAACTTGCACGCAATTTACGTTATATTGTCGACTACCTACGAAGGCAGGGGCCTCCTAACTTTTTTACCTGAGGGCCATATTGCACCTCAGAAACTTTCGCGCGGACCACCATCAGTTTTAGCGCCCGGCCCGAGGCTTCTGCTGTTAGGAACAGCAACCCCTGGAGCCTCGGATCCGTTTGGCAACCTCCCGCGGGCCGAAACGAGGGCTGTCGCATTGTGTGTCCGCGGGCCGGGGTTTGGAGACCACTGTACTAATTTATTCTGTGACATTGATTCcggattttgttttaaaatatataatgtgacgatgtgaataaataaaagtaggtacttgcataattaatttacaaaaatagtgtaaCAAAAATCGAGTCTACGTGATCTACGAACAGTTAATACAAGATTGACTACATTCTTACCTGGAAATAATACAAACAACATTTAGTCCTTTTCAGAAGAAACACCATTTAGGTATTTTCCACGAATGCTttcgttttataaaaaaatcttttgtaataacaataaaattgcaTGACTGTTACGAAAACATATTTTGTCAACTGCACTGTCATGTTGTTGACAGGTTGTAAACCTTATTATCATAGAGCTAGTATTATATAGATGAGCCATACGCATGCGCCCGTGAGTCCGTGAGAGACAGAATATACACAATGCGacaaaaaacaacgggttgcactgcgggagtgccggcagaagtgaaaacttgaatattaacgttgtgacttttttatattttggaatggttagggaataattatACACGAATTGCTTTAAAGTACtgtcatttatgtggtaaaatacaatgtTCATTTATTACGCCATCGTAcaaaaacatgacaatttatattacattaaaaatgtaacatttcAGAACGATTACAATTATtcaacattaaaaagtttatctctcagaaaatcaacttccatccataaatttcaacgactctcacaccatcatcattactagaaccatcataGAGTTTTTCGAttaggtcacgtgtccgtcttacgaattttcaatctgacgaatctgtcggtcacgtaacctgtcgcgagtttaaaaaaaaaacccatcacaaaaagttcacagcgccgctaaagaagttttcacttcaaaattaaaaacacgttttaacattactgacaacataccaaaaacaacctacgtgaTTTGGTCGGGTTCGTTCGTTCGTTCCCACCATAAAAACGGTGAGCAACAAAAAACGTCTACGTCACTTAGAACTCTTTAAAGTCCGACCAGAAATacatatatgatcattgtcaagagggcgcttttATTCTTATacatagggtgacagttcagtttagtatgaaaaat
Protein-coding regions in this window:
- the LOC133525051 gene encoding alpha-(1,3)-fucosyltransferase C-like, which codes for MSKYTLLSPPPIWPTRVTRLAKILFVLLRYAMLCFAFFIFIIYMNWCQRFNTELDEQTIQETLNDPVVDQSFANQYTPRIENTTRKFVQNSLKYILLWTRKSSSPFPFFGTGQIAFTGNKCQFTNCYVTADRRYFKGDLTKFDAVAFNGRVLRDVNVSRLPQQRSPHQKYIFFNLESSTYQPVCNPWWDNFFNWTSTYKLNSDIMYSYIYIRDMDGVHVGPRIDMDWVKDMKEINDTLKDVLKSKTKAAAWFVSHCFTKSKREKYVKSLQKALEPYELTVDIYGHCGTLFCPRYAEKWCWAMVSDDYYFYLSFENAFAEDYVTEKLLIALNNDAVPIVLGGSNYTRFLPPGSYIDARHHEPESLARVIADVIANPSKYHEFFRWRNHYKYSESEQKEDVCNLCTALNDKNMVTVESTYPHFRSWWNPDWEERCQDDNSRT